From a region of the Falsiruegeria litorea R37 genome:
- the gcvP gene encoding aminomethyl-transferring glycine dehydrogenase, producing MAFKLTDYEAYDFANRRHIGPSPTEMRDMLKVIGFKTLDELIDATVPPAIRQKEALDWGPAMTERDALFHMKEIASKNKVLTSLIGQGYYGTTTPAPILRNILENPAWYTAYTPYQPEISQGRLEALLNFQTMVSDLTGLDVANASLLDEATAAAEAMAMAKRGGRSKANNAAFFVDKNCHPQTIAVIKTRAEPLGVDVQVADPAELEAGAVFGAIFQYPGTNGHVQDFTDQIAALHENKAIAIVAADILSLALLKSPGEMGADIAIGSTQRFGVPMGYGGPHAAYMATTDKLKRSMPGRIIGVSIDARGNKAYRLALQTREQHIRREKANSNVCTAQALLAVIASMYAVYHGPDGIKAIAQSVHRKTSRLAVGLEEAGFSVEPEVFFDTITVEVGHLQNVVMEAAVARGVNLRKVGETKVGISLDEQTRPETIEAVWGAFGIDRKDDSTEKHYRLPDYALRESEYLTHPIFHKNRAEAEITRYMRRLADRDLALDRAMIPLGSCTMKLNATIEMIPVTWPEFGNLHPFCPEDQAQGYHQMIDDLNDKLCQITGYDAISQQPNSGAQGEYAGLLTIRNYHFARGEGHRNVCLIPTSAHGTNPASAQMVGWKVVPIKADDNGNIDLNDFREKAEKHSNELAGSMITYPSTHGVFETTVQEVCDITHEHGGQVYIDGANMNAMVGLSRPGDIGGDVSHLNLHKTFCIPHGGGGPGMGPIGVKAHLAEHLPGHPEYGTAVGPVSAAPFGSPSILPVSWAYVLLMGGAGLTQATKVAILNANYIAARLKDSYPILYTSETGRVAHECILDTRPLNDEAHVSVDDVAKRLVDSGFHAPTMSWPVAGTLMVEPTESEPMAELDRFCDAMISIRQEAQDIIDGKIDAENNPLKNAPHTVRDLVGDWDRPYTREQACFPPGNLGVDKYWPVVNRVDNAYGDRNLICTCPPMSDYEDDA from the coding sequence ATGGCCTTCAAACTCACCGATTACGAAGCTTACGATTTCGCCAATCGCCGCCACATCGGCCCGTCGCCCACCGAAATGCGCGATATGCTCAAGGTGATCGGCTTCAAAACCCTGGACGAGCTGATCGACGCCACCGTCCCCCCTGCGATCCGCCAGAAAGAGGCGCTCGATTGGGGTCCGGCGATGACCGAGCGCGATGCGCTGTTCCACATGAAAGAGATCGCGAGCAAGAACAAGGTTCTGACCTCGCTGATTGGTCAGGGCTATTACGGCACCACCACCCCGGCGCCGATCCTGCGCAACATTCTGGAAAACCCGGCGTGGTACACGGCCTATACCCCCTACCAGCCCGAGATTTCCCAGGGCCGTCTTGAGGCGCTGTTGAACTTCCAGACCATGGTCAGCGATCTGACCGGGCTGGACGTTGCAAACGCCTCGCTGCTTGATGAGGCCACCGCAGCAGCCGAAGCCATGGCAATGGCGAAACGCGGCGGACGGTCCAAAGCCAACAACGCGGCCTTCTTTGTCGACAAGAACTGCCACCCGCAGACCATCGCCGTGATCAAAACCCGCGCCGAGCCTTTGGGCGTTGACGTGCAGGTTGCCGATCCCGCTGAGCTGGAAGCCGGTGCCGTCTTTGGCGCGATCTTCCAGTATCCGGGCACCAACGGTCATGTGCAGGACTTCACCGACCAGATCGCTGCGTTGCATGAAAACAAGGCCATCGCCATTGTTGCCGCCGACATCCTGTCGCTGGCGCTGCTGAAATCGCCCGGTGAAATGGGCGCGGACATCGCCATCGGCTCGACCCAGCGGTTCGGCGTGCCCATGGGTTACGGTGGCCCCCACGCCGCTTACATGGCAACCACCGACAAGCTGAAGCGCTCGATGCCCGGTCGGATCATCGGCGTGTCCATCGACGCGCGCGGCAACAAAGCCTATCGCCTTGCGCTGCAAACCCGCGAGCAACATATTCGCCGCGAAAAGGCCAACTCGAACGTTTGTACCGCTCAGGCGCTGCTGGCTGTGATTGCATCGATGTACGCCGTCTACCACGGTCCCGACGGCATCAAGGCAATTGCCCAGTCGGTACACCGCAAGACATCGCGTCTGGCCGTTGGCCTGGAAGAGGCCGGATTCTCGGTCGAACCAGAGGTGTTTTTCGATACCATCACCGTTGAAGTGGGTCACCTGCAGAACGTCGTCATGGAAGCTGCCGTTGCCCGTGGCGTCAACCTGCGCAAAGTGGGTGAGACCAAGGTTGGTATCTCTCTTGACGAGCAGACCCGCCCGGAAACCATCGAGGCCGTCTGGGGTGCCTTTGGCATCGACCGCAAAGACGACAGCACAGAAAAGCACTATCGCCTGCCCGATTATGCGCTGCGTGAAAGCGAATATCTGACCCACCCGATCTTCCACAAGAACCGGGCCGAGGCCGAGATCACCCGCTATATGCGCCGCCTGGCCGACCGAGATCTGGCGCTGGACCGTGCAATGATCCCGCTGGGGTCCTGCACCATGAAGCTGAACGCCACGATCGAGATGATTCCGGTCACCTGGCCCGAGTTCGGCAATCTGCACCCGTTCTGCCCTGAAGATCAGGCGCAGGGCTATCACCAGATGATCGACGATCTGAACGACAAACTGTGTCAGATCACCGGTTATGACGCGATTTCCCAGCAGCCCAACTCGGGCGCGCAGGGTGAGTACGCAGGCCTTTTGACCATCCGCAACTATCACTTCGCCCGCGGCGAGGGGCACCGGAATGTCTGCCTGATCCCGACCTCGGCACATGGCACCAACCCGGCCTCGGCGCAGATGGTGGGCTGGAAGGTTGTTCCGATCAAAGCGGATGACAACGGCAACATTGACCTCAATGACTTCCGCGAGAAGGCCGAAAAGCACTCGAACGAGCTTGCGGGCAGCATGATCACCTACCCCTCGACCCACGGCGTCTTTGAGACCACCGTGCAAGAGGTCTGTGACATCACGCATGAGCATGGCGGTCAGGTCTACATCGACGGGGCCAACATGAACGCCATGGTGGGTCTGTCGCGTCCGGGTGACATTGGCGGCGACGTCAGCCACCTGAACCTGCACAAGACCTTCTGCATTCCGCATGGTGGCGGCGGCCCCGGCATGGGTCCGATCGGCGTCAAGGCACACTTGGCCGAGCACCTGCCGGGTCACCCGGAATACGGCACTGCCGTGGGTCCGGTTTCGGCGGCGCCCTTCGGTTCGCCTTCGATCCTTCCCGTCTCGTGGGCCTATGTGCTGCTGATGGGTGGCGCGGGTCTGACGCAAGCAACCAAAGTGGCGATCCTGAACGCCAACTATATCGCGGCCCGTCTGAAGGACTCGTATCCGATCCTCTACACCTCGGAAACGGGCCGTGTGGCGCATGAATGCATCCTGGACACCCGCCCGCTGAACGACGAGGCCCACGTGAGTGTCGACGACGTTGCCAAACGACTGGTGGACTCGGGCTTCCACGCACCGACCATGTCCTGGCCTGTGGCTGGCACGCTGATGGTGGAACCCACGGAATCCGAGCCGATGGCAGAGCTTGACCGCTTCTGTGACGCCATGATCTCGATCCGTCAGGAGGCGCAGGACATCATCGACGGCAAGATCGACGCGGAAAACAACCCGCTCAAGAACGCGCCGCACACGGTCCGCGATCTGGTGGGTGATTGGGATCGCCCCTACACCCGCGAGCAGGCGTGTTTCCCTCCGGGCAACCTGGGCGTCGACAAATACTGGCCGGTCGTCAATCGGGTCGACAACGCCTATGGCGACCGCAACCTGATCTGCACCTGCCCGCCCATGTCGGACTACGAAGACGACGCCTGA
- the gcvH gene encoding glycine cleavage system protein GcvH produces MAIYYSEEHEWVLVEGDTATIGITQHAADQLGEIVFVEQKEEGDDFEKGDEIGVIESVKAASEIYAPVDGEVVAVNGDLEENPGKLNESPEGDAWIYKIKLSDASQLEELMDLDGYKALIG; encoded by the coding sequence ATGGCTATCTATTATTCCGAAGAGCACGAATGGGTTCTGGTCGAGGGCGACACCGCCACCATCGGCATCACACAGCACGCAGCTGACCAGCTGGGAGAGATCGTTTTTGTCGAGCAGAAAGAAGAAGGCGATGACTTCGAAAAAGGCGACGAAATCGGCGTGATCGAATCCGTCAAAGCCGCGTCCGAAATCTACGCTCCCGTCGATGGCGAAGTTGTCGCCGTGAACGGCGATCTCGAAGAGAACCCCGGCAAGCTGAACGAAAGCCCCGAGGGCGACGCCTGGATCTACAAGATCAAACTGTCGGACGCCTCGCAGCTCGAAGAGCTGATGGATCTGGATGGCTACAAAGCCCTGATCGGCTAA
- the gcvT gene encoding glycine cleavage system aminomethyltransferase GcvT, with protein sequence MTDAPKRTPLYDLHVELGGKMVDFAGWEMPVQYPMGIMGEHNHTRAKAGLFDVSHMGQVILRGENVGEKLETLCPQAYATLKEGKARYGFFTNEEGGIMDDLIVSNAGDHFFVVVNAALRHQDIPHMTAHLDGVEVTEIFDRALVAVQGPSAENVVGDLCPAARELKFMETTVADINGVECRISRLGYTGEDGYEISIPEDKAIEVSRAFLAHDDCEPAGLGARDSLRLEAGLCLYGNDIDQSTSPVEASLGWAMQKRRKEEGGFPGAARIQKELAEGAAKKLVGIKPEGRAPARQHVEIQCLEGNTIGEITSGGFGPTVGGPVAMGYVSAGHGEPGEKVNLIIRGKVQPAEIVSLPFVQQNYKR encoded by the coding sequence ATGACCGACGCGCCCAAACGCACACCACTTTATGACCTGCACGTCGAACTCGGCGGCAAGATGGTCGACTTCGCGGGCTGGGAAATGCCCGTCCAATACCCCATGGGCATCATGGGCGAACACAACCACACCCGCGCCAAGGCCGGCCTGTTTGACGTCAGCCACATGGGTCAGGTGATCCTGCGCGGCGAAAACGTGGGTGAGAAATTGGAAACACTCTGCCCGCAGGCTTATGCCACCCTGAAAGAGGGCAAGGCGCGCTACGGCTTCTTCACCAATGAAGAGGGCGGGATCATGGACGACCTGATCGTGTCGAACGCAGGCGATCACTTCTTTGTCGTCGTGAACGCCGCCCTGCGTCACCAAGACATCCCGCACATGACCGCCCACCTGGATGGCGTCGAAGTGACCGAGATCTTTGACCGCGCATTGGTTGCGGTCCAAGGCCCGTCAGCCGAAAACGTTGTGGGCGATCTGTGCCCCGCCGCGCGTGAGCTGAAGTTCATGGAAACCACCGTGGCCGACATCAACGGCGTCGAATGCCGCATCTCTCGCCTGGGGTACACCGGCGAAGACGGGTACGAGATCTCGATCCCCGAGGACAAGGCGATCGAAGTGTCGCGCGCGTTCCTGGCGCATGACGATTGTGAGCCTGCGGGTCTTGGCGCACGTGACAGCCTGCGTCTTGAAGCCGGTCTGTGCCTTTATGGCAATGACATCGACCAGTCGACCTCGCCCGTCGAGGCCTCGCTTGGCTGGGCGATGCAAAAGCGCCGCAAGGAAGAAGGCGGGTTCCCCGGTGCCGCGCGCATCCAAAAGGAATTGGCCGAAGGCGCCGCCAAGAAGCTGGTGGGCATCAAGCCCGAAGGCCGCGCCCCTGCCCGTCAACACGTTGAAATCCAATGTCTTGAAGGCAATACTATCGGCGAGATCACCTCGGGAGGCTTTGGCCCCACTGTCGGTGGACCGGTGGCCATGGGCTATGTCTCGGCAGGCCACGGCGAGCCGGGCGAGAAGGTCAACCTGATCATTCGCGGCAAGGTTCAACCTGCCGAAATCGTATCGCTGCCCTTCGTGCAGCAAAACTACAAACGCTAA
- a CDS encoding universal stress protein, whose translation MATKILLPIDHTDDRSWKKALATALEQAKFYGAELHAVEVIPEIIQLPNLPEGYGSGAKDYVRGKVEAILAANDAAYVPVHIEEGSVYREILKLAHKDGYDMIIMASAKGDFPNYEIGPNLARVVRNAHCTVMVVRD comes from the coding sequence ATGGCTACGAAAATCCTGCTTCCGATCGACCACACCGATGACCGGTCCTGGAAAAAGGCGTTGGCGACCGCGCTGGAACAGGCCAAGTTCTATGGTGCAGAACTGCACGCCGTCGAGGTCATCCCCGAGATCATCCAACTGCCGAACCTGCCCGAAGGCTATGGTTCTGGCGCCAAGGACTATGTCCGTGGCAAAGTCGAGGCCATTCTGGCCGCAAACGACGCCGCCTACGTGCCGGTGCACATTGAAGAAGGCAGCGTTTACCGCGAAATCCTCAAGCTTGCCCACAAAGACGGCTATGACATGATCATCATGGCATCGGCCAAAGGCGACTTCCCGAATTATGAAATTGGTCCGAACCTGGCCCGGGTGGTGCGCAACGCGCATTGCACCGTTATGGTCGTCCGTGACTGA
- a CDS encoding alanine/glycine:cation symporter family protein: protein MEALSSIVGAINGVVWGPLMLVLILGVGFFLQVGLKFMPILKLGTGFSLLFKGREGQGEGQISPFNALMTSLSATIGTGNIAGVATAVFLGGPGALFWMWMTALVGMATKYAEAVCAVKYRETDELGNFVGGPMYYIKNGLSSSWYWLAPAFALFGAIAAFGIGNGVQANGVAQVLDSNFGVNTSVTGVVLMVLTAAVILGGITRIGAVAGKLVPFMAVSYIIAGLLVLLINIGAIGDALSLVFTHAFTPSAAEGGFAGAAVWAAIRFGVARGVFSNEAGLGSAPIAHAAASTAGPVNQGLVAMLGTFIDTIIVCSITGLAIIASGAWISGESGAALTSLAFETSLPGIGGALIAIALSIFAFTTILGWSFYGEKCVGFFFGARALMPYRVLWIVAIYFGATADLGFVWLLADTLNAMMAIPNLIALALLSPVVFKLTREFFASGGASESGGSTAAE, encoded by the coding sequence ATGGAAGCGTTAAGTTCAATCGTAGGAGCCATCAATGGCGTCGTGTGGGGGCCGCTGATGCTGGTCCTCATCCTCGGCGTCGGCTTCTTCCTGCAGGTCGGCCTGAAGTTCATGCCGATCCTGAAACTGGGCACGGGCTTCAGCCTGCTGTTCAAAGGCCGTGAAGGCCAAGGCGAAGGCCAGATCAGCCCGTTCAACGCGCTGATGACCTCGCTGTCGGCCACCATTGGCACAGGGAACATCGCCGGTGTTGCCACCGCTGTCTTCCTGGGCGGTCCGGGCGCCTTGTTCTGGATGTGGATGACCGCCCTGGTGGGCATGGCCACCAAATATGCCGAAGCCGTCTGTGCCGTGAAATATCGCGAGACCGACGAGCTGGGCAACTTTGTTGGTGGTCCGATGTACTACATCAAAAACGGCCTCAGCTCGTCGTGGTACTGGCTGGCCCCTGCCTTTGCCCTGTTCGGCGCGATTGCCGCGTTTGGTATCGGCAACGGCGTACAGGCCAACGGCGTAGCACAGGTTCTGGACAGCAACTTTGGCGTCAACACATCCGTGACCGGCGTTGTGCTGATGGTTCTGACCGCAGCCGTGATCCTGGGCGGCATCACTCGCATCGGTGCGGTGGCTGGTAAACTGGTGCCGTTCATGGCCGTCAGCTACATCATCGCAGGCCTGCTGGTTCTGCTGATCAACATCGGCGCCATCGGCGACGCGCTGAGCCTGGTGTTCACGCACGCCTTTACCCCGTCGGCAGCCGAAGGTGGCTTTGCCGGTGCAGCCGTCTGGGCCGCAATCCGCTTTGGTGTGGCCCGTGGTGTGTTCTCGAACGAGGCCGGTCTGGGTTCCGCTCCGATTGCACACGCTGCTGCCTCGACTGCCGGTCCTGTGAACCAGGGTCTGGTTGCGATGCTGGGTACATTCATCGACACCATCATCGTCTGCTCGATCACCGGTCTGGCCATCATCGCCTCGGGCGCGTGGATCTCGGGTGAATCGGGTGCGGCGCTGACTTCGCTGGCGTTTGAAACCTCGCTGCCGGGCATTGGTGGCGCGTTGATCGCCATTGCTCTGTCGATCTTTGCCTTCACCACCATCCTGGGCTGGTCGTTCTACGGTGAAAAATGCGTGGGCTTCTTCTTTGGCGCTCGTGCGCTGATGCCCTACCGCGTGCTGTGGATCGTAGCGATCTACTTTGGTGCGACCGCCGATCTGGGCTTTGTCTGGCTGCTGGCGGACACGCTGAACGCCATGATGGCGATCCCGAACCTGATCGCTCTGGCCCTGCTCAGCCCGGTTGTCTTCAAGCTGACCCGCGAATTCTTCGCCTCTGGCGGAGCCTCGGAAAGCGGCGGCAGTACGGCTGCTGAGTAA
- the lipA gene encoding lipoyl synthase — MTIQLRHPEKSKKADSVIPRKPKWIRKKKIESAEYYETRRLMRDHNLSTVCEEAACPNIGECWSQRHATMMIMGETCTRGCSFCNVATGKPDALDAFEPGRVAQAVKKLGLRHVVITSVDRDDLADGGADHIAQTIRAVRHQTPRTTIEVLTPDFLGKGDAARAVFNAAPDVFNHNLETVPHLYPRVRPGARYYTSLRLLDDAKRANPQVFTKSGLMVGLGETMNDVRQVMDDLRAAGVDFLTVGQYLQPTPKHHPIDRFWTPEEFAQLEQIAKGKGFLGVSATPLTRSSFHADEDFAALKQARLTALA; from the coding sequence ATGACCATCCAGCTTCGCCACCCCGAGAAATCCAAAAAGGCCGACAGCGTGATCCCGCGCAAGCCCAAGTGGATCCGCAAGAAAAAGATCGAAAGCGCCGAGTATTACGAAACCCGCCGCCTGATGCGGGACCACAATCTGAGCACGGTTTGTGAAGAAGCGGCCTGTCCCAACATCGGCGAATGCTGGTCGCAGCGCCATGCCACCATGATGATCATGGGCGAGACGTGTACCCGCGGTTGTTCCTTCTGTAACGTGGCGACCGGCAAGCCGGACGCGCTGGATGCGTTTGAACCCGGTCGCGTCGCGCAAGCTGTCAAGAAGCTGGGACTGCGCCATGTGGTGATCACATCCGTTGACCGCGATGATCTGGCGGATGGCGGTGCTGATCACATTGCACAAACCATCCGCGCCGTGCGTCATCAGACCCCCAGAACCACGATCGAAGTGCTGACCCCCGATTTTCTGGGCAAAGGCGACGCCGCGCGGGCCGTGTTCAACGCCGCACCAGACGTGTTCAACCACAACCTTGAAACCGTACCGCATCTTTACCCACGCGTGCGCCCCGGTGCCCGCTACTATACCTCGCTGCGCCTGCTGGATGATGCCAAGCGCGCCAACCCGCAGGTCTTCACCAAGTCCGGCCTGATGGTGGGTCTGGGCGAAACCATGAATGATGTGCGTCAGGTCATGGACGACCTGCGCGCGGCTGGGGTCGATTTTTTGACCGTCGGCCAATACCTGCAGCCCACCCCCAAACATCACCCGATCGACCGGTTCTGGACGCCTGAGGAGTTCGCCCAGCTGGAACAGATCGCAAAGGGCAAGGGCTTCCTCGGCGTATCCGCAACGCCGTTGACCAGATCCTCGTTCCACGCGGACGAAGATTTTGCCGCCTTGAAACAAGCTCGTCTGACGGCTCTCGCCTGA
- the lpdA gene encoding dihydrolipoyl dehydrogenase, producing the protein MSAFDLIVIGGGPGGYVAAIRAAQLGLSVACVEGRGALGGTCLNVGCIPSKALLTSSAKFAELSHVSSHGISVEGASIDLDAMMGRKDKVVGDLTKGIAFLFKKNGVEHIEGWASIPAPGQVKVGDEVHEAKNILIATGSEPTPLPGVEIDEVDVVSSTGALALDAVPEHLVVVGAGVIGLELGQVWARLGAKVTVVEFLDRILPGIDGEIAKLSQRALSKRGLKFQLGRALKTVEKTDAGLSLTVERVGKDKVEQIEADKVLIAIGRRPVTRGLGLEDLGVAVNARGFIEVDDAFQTSVPGIYAIGDCVPGPMLAHKAEEDGVACVESLAGQHGHVDYNTVPGVVYTDPEVASVGQTEEALKEAGTDYISGKFTFMANSRARSTGETDGAVKVLATPEGQILGAHICGAHGGDLIAELVLAMTKGATVEEVARTCHAHPAMGEAVKEACLDALGRAIHA; encoded by the coding sequence ATGAGCGCATTTGATCTGATCGTGATCGGTGGTGGACCGGGTGGCTATGTCGCGGCGATCCGCGCGGCTCAACTGGGCCTGTCGGTCGCTTGTGTCGAAGGGCGCGGCGCCCTTGGCGGCACTTGCCTGAACGTTGGTTGCATCCCGTCCAAAGCCTTGCTGACCTCCTCGGCCAAGTTTGCCGAACTCTCCCATGTCTCCTCACACGGCATCTCGGTCGAGGGGGCCAGCATTGATCTGGACGCCATGATGGGGCGCAAGGACAAGGTGGTGGGCGATCTGACCAAAGGGATCGCTTTCCTGTTCAAGAAGAACGGTGTTGAGCACATCGAAGGCTGGGCCAGCATCCCCGCCCCTGGTCAGGTCAAGGTGGGTGACGAGGTCCATGAGGCCAAGAACATCCTGATCGCCACCGGGTCCGAACCGACCCCGCTGCCGGGTGTCGAGATCGACGAAGTGGATGTGGTCAGTTCGACTGGTGCGTTGGCATTGGATGCGGTTCCAGAGCATCTGGTTGTTGTGGGTGCAGGCGTGATCGGCCTGGAGCTGGGCCAGGTCTGGGCCCGTCTGGGCGCCAAGGTGACCGTTGTTGAATTCCTCGACCGTATCCTGCCCGGCATCGACGGCGAAATCGCCAAGCTGTCGCAGCGTGCCTTGTCCAAGCGGGGTCTGAAGTTCCAGCTTGGCCGTGCGTTGAAGACCGTTGAAAAGACCGACGCGGGCCTGTCGCTGACCGTAGAGCGTGTCGGCAAGGACAAAGTCGAGCAGATCGAAGCCGACAAGGTGCTGATCGCCATCGGTCGCCGCCCTGTCACCCGTGGTTTGGGTCTCGAAGACCTGGGGGTCGCTGTGAACGCACGTGGTTTCATCGAAGTTGACGACGCGTTCCAGACCTCGGTCCCCGGCATCTATGCCATCGGCGATTGTGTCCCCGGCCCGATGCTGGCGCACAAGGCCGAAGAGGACGGCGTCGCCTGCGTCGAATCCCTGGCCGGTCAGCACGGCCATGTGGATTACAACACCGTTCCTGGCGTGGTTTACACTGACCCCGAGGTCGCCTCGGTCGGGCAGACCGAAGAGGCGCTTAAAGAGGCAGGCACCGACTATATAAGCGGCAAGTTCACCTTCATGGCGAACTCGCGCGCGCGCTCGACCGGTGAAACCGACGGCGCGGTCAAGGTTCTCGCCACGCCCGAGGGGCAGATCCTGGGCGCGCACATCTGCGGCGCGCATGGCGGCGATCTGATCGCAGAACTGGTGCTGGCCATGACCAAAGGCGCCACCGTTGAAGAGGTCGCGCGCACATGCCACGCCCACCCGGCTATGGGCGAAGCAGTGAAAGAGGCCTGCCTCGACGCGCTTGGCCGCGCCATCCACGCATAA
- a CDS encoding helix-turn-helix domain-containing protein: MEPVQLEESGIAIEANEAPDGEVLGKMIRDARKEKGLTLEEAAKAAAIGRSTLSKIENNQTRPSFEIIRRLMQTLELETPQLFVQSAQSDISGRRDFTRKGQGEHKETPTYDHELLCSELTSKRMVPYISTIKARDVTEFESWVRHRGEEFMFVLSGELTLYTEHYRPLKMQAGDSVYYDSGMGHGCVSTSEEDATVLWVSLEG, encoded by the coding sequence ATGGAACCAGTTCAATTAGAAGAGAGCGGTATCGCGATTGAGGCGAATGAAGCCCCGGATGGCGAAGTTCTGGGGAAAATGATTCGGGATGCGCGCAAGGAAAAAGGCCTGACGCTTGAGGAAGCGGCCAAGGCGGCCGCCATTGGTCGCTCGACCCTGTCCAAGATCGAAAACAATCAAACCCGCCCCAGTTTCGAGATCATCCGCCGTTTGATGCAAACGCTGGAACTGGAAACGCCGCAGCTGTTTGTGCAGTCAGCGCAAAGCGATATCTCGGGTCGTCGTGATTTCACCCGCAAGGGGCAGGGCGAGCACAAGGAAACCCCGACCTATGATCACGAGCTGCTGTGCAGTGAACTGACCAGCAAACGCATGGTCCCCTACATCAGCACCATCAAGGCGCGCGATGTCACTGAGTTTGAAAGCTGGGTTCGACACCGGGGTGAAGAGTTCATGTTCGTGCTAAGCGGCGAGCTGACACTTTATACGGAACACTACCGGCCGCTGAAGATGCAGGCGGGGGATTCCGTGTATTACGACAGCGGCATGGGGCACGGCTGTGTCTCGACCAGCGAAGAGGACGCTACCGTCCTTTGGGTGTCGCTCGAGGGGTGA
- a CDS encoding PhzF family phenazine biosynthesis protein, giving the protein MQSRRFMQVDVFTPTPTQGNGLAVVLDGDGLSDQQMQDFATWTNLAETTFIQFPTSPDADYRLRIFSLSGEMLFAGHPTLGSCAAWLAAGGVSKRPGVVVQECGVGLVEIDQSGAMPAFAAPSTTVDALDPDQVERICAALALPRDLITRTTRLNNGPTWQVIELQSAADVLAVAPFAKRGPEFRGVALLGPGGEADVEVRNLGPASSMSEDPITGSLNAALACWKYETGDWTGPKVIAQGTCIGRTGRVYADCREGTVWIGGQSHILIDGTVTL; this is encoded by the coding sequence ATGCAATCCCGCCGTTTCATGCAAGTTGATGTCTTCACGCCCACCCCGACCCAAGGCAACGGGCTGGCGGTTGTGCTGGATGGGGACGGGCTGAGCGATCAGCAGATGCAGGATTTTGCCACCTGGACCAACCTGGCCGAGACAACGTTCATCCAATTCCCCACCTCGCCGGACGCAGACTATCGCCTGCGCATCTTCTCGCTGTCGGGCGAGATGCTGTTTGCCGGGCACCCCACGTTGGGCAGCTGCGCGGCCTGGCTGGCTGCGGGCGGAGTATCGAAACGGCCCGGCGTGGTGGTGCAAGAATGCGGGGTTGGGTTGGTCGAAATTGACCAAAGCGGCGCGATGCCCGCCTTTGCCGCGCCTTCAACCACGGTGGACGCCCTGGACCCGGACCAAGTCGAGCGCATCTGCGCAGCACTTGCCCTGCCTCGGGACCTGATCACACGCACTACGCGACTGAACAATGGCCCCACATGGCAGGTGATCGAACTGCAAAGCGCCGCTGACGTTTTGGCCGTGGCCCCATTCGCCAAACGCGGGCCGGAGTTTCGCGGTGTTGCCCTGCTCGGACCGGGCGGCGAAGCAGACGTAGAGGTCCGCAACCTTGGCCCCGCCAGTTCCATGAGCGAGGACCCGATCACCGGGTCGCTGAACGCGGCGCTTGCGTGTTGGAAATACGAAACCGGCGATTGGACGGGCCCAAAGGTGATCGCGCAAGGCACCTGCATCGGTCGCACCGGTCGCGTTTACGCCGATTGTCGCGAGGGCACCGTGTGGATCGGCGGTCAAAGCCACATTCTCATCGACGGCACGGTGACCCTGTAG